TTTTGCTCCAGGACGAGGAGATGCCACTGAGGAGCAAACGGATGTAGAAAGCTTTGCAGTGCTAGAGCCTGTTGCAGATGGTTTCCGTAACTATCAGAAGAAAGAGTATAGTGTAAGTCCAGAAGAGCTCTTAGTAGACAAGGCGCAACTATTAAATCTTACGGCACCTGAAATGACTGTATTGATTGGCGGTATGCGTGTATTAGGCACTAACTACGGCGGAACTGGGCACGGCGTATTCACTGATCGTGTAGGTACACTTACGAACGACTTTTTTGTAAACTTACTTGACATGGGAGTAGAATGGAAGCCTGCAGAGGACGGCGTATATGAAGGGCGTGACCGCAAGACAGGCGAAGTAGTGCGTACGGCAACTAGAGTTGATCTAATCTTTGGTTCCAATTCCCAACTGCGTGCCATTGCCGAAGTCTATGCTCAAGACGATAACAAAGAGAAATTTGTGCATGACTTTATATCTGCTTGGGTCAAGGTCATGAATGCGGATCGGTTCGACCTTAATTTAAAATAATGAAGATTAAACCAAAAAAGGCATTGGTACTTGCAGTTGTACCAATGCCCTTTTTTGCATCTTTATAACTACGGTGAACCGTATCTTTGTATTATACTTCCCCTTTAATTTCTTTAACGATTTCCTTCGCAAAATGTCCAAGACTACCCTCACAGTACCCTCGAATTACTTCAGGAGCAATGGAGGTTAAAGCTCTGTTGACGTATTCAGGTGAATAACCTTTTTTTGCAAATTCACTTTCAATATTGATAGCAGCCTGTACGGCTAAATAGGTTGCCAGCTTGTTTACTTCCGTTAAACAACTTTCATGATCGTTTTTTATCTCCCCAAGAAATTGAAAGAGGTCCTCTATTTGCTCAGGTAAGGTGTACTCTGTAATGAATAAGCCATTGCCATGTTCCATTAAATCTCTTGCGTGTCCCATATATTTCACGCCTAACACATTTAGAGAGGGGAATTTTGATTTAATTTCCTTCGTATCAAGAGCAGTTGCCATATTGATGATTTTGGTAGAGGGGGGATTCTCTTTGGTATAAGTTTGAGAAATAAAAGGAATAACATTCGGGGCAGGCAAGGCTAATAGTAAGATATCTAAATACCTTAATTCATTCTCTGTAAGACTATAACTATTTGGAAATTGCTCAACAAAATCCTGTACTTTGGCTTTTGAGGGATGGTATATTCCGATTTTTATATGGTTTTTATTCCAATGCGTCATCATCGCGGTACCTAATTTACCTAACCCGACTAACCCTACTCCGTGTTGTTTCATTAATTACACCCCTTTGTAAAAATATCTAATAACATTATAAAGCAGAGACATACCTCATAATAATGTCTCTGCTTTTAAAGTTATCTATTTCTACGATCAATAACTTTACCCCCTTTATAATAGACGCACTTTATATCTTTCACATTTGTAATCTCTAACCCAGGGAGACACTATAAAACTAGCATCCATTCCTGGCTGTAAGCGCCCATACTGCTGTCCTTTACCCATTAGTTCTGCGGGTTAGTTTTAAAAATGAATATTTCCACCACCCACTTAAAACTTAAAAATAAAAATAATTAGAAAATTCACAATAAACTATTGACGTATGACGTCATATGACATATTATTGTTTTAAACATGATGTTATACGACATCATAGAAAATGAGGAGGTTACATGATGACTACCAACTTTTGCAGCAAACAAAAATATAAATGGAAGGGAGGATTAAGGTAATGAAACAAGTACATGTAGAACAAATTCAAAAGGTAATCGAGGCTGTTAAAGGGAAAGATATTGAAAATATTTTCTTTGTTGCATGTGGCGGATCAATGGCAGCGCTATCATTTGGAGATTATTTTGTTACAAAAGATACTGACATGCCAAGCTTTGTTTATACATCAAATGAATTTATTCACCGTGCACCAAAAGCATTAGGTGAAAAAAGTCTTGTTATACTAAAATCTCATACTGGTACAACTCCAGAAACAGTTGGAGCTGCTACATACGCAAGAAGCAAAAGTGCCTTGACTGTTGCCATTTCAATGGATGTTGAATCTCCGTTGTGTCAAGAGGCAGAATTTACTGTCCATTACAATTATAAAGATGGCTCTGATGCTATTGATTGTGAAATAGGTATTTATTACACGTTACTGTTTAAATTACTTAATCTTATTACGGGTGAAGAGAAATATCTCCGTGGTGTTGACCAGTTATCTAAACTAGGTGAGTTAATTGAACGTAATCAAGCGAAACATAAGGATGTAGCTGACGCATTCGGTAAAAAAAATAAGCGTGAGAAGATCATTTACACAATGGCAAGTGGTGCGTATATCCACCACGCTTATTCATTCACAAGCTGTCTCTTGATGGAAATGCTTTGGGTCAATTCCAATGCTATTCATTCGGGCGAATATTTCCACGGTCCATTTGAAATCACTGATTATGATGTACCATTTTTAATGGTAGTTGGAGAAGGACCAAGTACACCACTTGATCAACGTGCTCTAGATTTTGTTACTAAATACAGTGAAAATGTTGAAGTGGTTAACGTTAAAGAGTTTGATTATACAGGGGTAGACGAAGACCTAAAAGAATATTTCGGCCCTGCACTTGCCGGTCCTGTTTTACGATTATACGCTGATGGTTTAGCTGAACATACTGGTCATCCATTATCGGTAAGAAGATATATGTGGAAAATGGAGTATTAATGTTTGGATAAAATAAGGGGATTCAATGAGGAGGGGTTTTAATGAAGTTACTTAGATTTTTGCTTGTTGTGTTACTTAGTTCTTCGTTTTTAGCAGCATGTTCTTCCTCTAATGATAGTGATGGCGATGCTTCCAATGGTGATCAAGTAGTAATTGATTTCTTCCATCGATGGCCCAATGAACCAAGAAAATCATTTTATGATGAAAGGATTGCAGAATTTGAGAAGCTGCATCCACATGTAAAAATTAATGTAGATTCTGTTTTAAATGATTCTTATAAAGAAAAGATCAGAGTGTTGGTTTCAAATGATGAGCTGCCTGATATTTTTGCATCATGGTCAGATTCTTTTGCCACTAACTTAGTAAGTTCTGGTCGTATTATGGAGTTAAACGACATCATTGCGGATGATCCAGAATGGTCTGGTAATATTATCGAGTCACAATATGCTGGATTTACTTTTGATGAAATTACCTATGGAATTCCGTTTACGGTTGGTGGTAAGGCGTTCTTTTATAACAAAAAAATATTTGAAGAAAATAATTTAGCTGTACCTACCTCATACGATGAACTTATCGATACATTAGATCAGCTGAAGGAAGCAGGTTATGAAACACCTCTAGTCGAAGGTTTAACAAATGCCTGGGCCGTATCTCATTACATGGGAACTATTTTTGATAGAGTTATAGACCATGATGTACTAGTTAAAGACTATACCCCTGAAACAGGTGAATTTACAGACCAAGGCTATATTCGAGGCCTCGAAATCTTCAAAGAGTTAACCACTTACATGGGTGATGTTTCAACGGCTATAGATCATGAAACAGCTCGGAACATGTTTGCTGCCGGTGAAGTTCCAGTATTATATATGCAATTTGCAGAAGTTAAATATGTACAAGATGCTGGTGATGTTGAATTTGGATTCTTTAATTTCCCGCCCGTTGAAGATGGAAAAGGAAGACCTGAATCACTTACCGGTGCACCTGAAGGATGGATGTTAAGTAAAAATGCACCTCCTGAAGCTGTAGAGTTTTTAAAGTTCTTAACTTCAGAGGAAACAGCTAAAGCATTTACAAAAGCGGATGGGCAGTTAAATGCTATTAAAGGCGGTGTAACTGAAGAAAATTCAAATCCGACAAGTCTTGAGGCCTATCAAATTATTTTAGATGCATCAGATGTAGCCCCTTGGTTTGATAATGCGGTAGATATTTCAATTGCTGATATTTTCATGCGTGGCGGTCAAGAACTAGCAACTGATCAAACTACTCCCGAAGAAATCATGAAAAAAGTACAGGAAGAAGCTGCTAAATTACGTAACCAATAGAAATATTTGATAGGCATTGCCCTAACTAGGATTTTATTCGGTTAGGGCAATTCTTCAAAAAGAAGGTGGGTTTTCCGTTATGAAGTTTAAAAAGGCTTATATAACACCGATCTTATTCATGTTACCAACCATTTTATTTTTAGGGGTATTTATATACATGCCGCTTTTTCAAAACTTTTATAATAGTTTTTTTGACTTTAGTGTATTTTCCCAATCGAAAGAATTTGTTGGATTAAGTAAAATTAAAGAATTATTTCATGATGAGGTAGCGGTAACTGCAATAATCAACAATGTTAAATATGCAATCATCTCAGTGATCCTGCAGGTATTTTTTGCTTTAGTGCTGGCTTCCATTTTAGAGGATAAATTTTTTAGACGCTTCGCACCAGCTTTAAGAGTTATTTATTTTATACCAGTTATGATTTCAATTTCTGTAATCGCTTTATTATTTGGATTTGTATATAATCCCCAAATCGGGTTATTAAATAGTTTCTTAGAATTAATTGGATTAGAGGAATGGGCAAAACCTTGGTTAGGTGATTCAACTTCTGCCATTTATAGTGTTATAGCGATGTCTCAATGGCAAAGTATTGGGTTAATTACGATGTTATTTATTGTAGCGATTCAGAAAATTCCGAAAGAATTGTATGAAGCGGCAGAGATAGACGGAGCTGGAAAAATACGCAGATTTTTTAGTATCACTGTGCCACAAGTTAAAGAAGTAACCTTTGTTAATTTATTAGTTACCGTGACTGGATCTATTCTTGTATTTAATGAACCATACATTCTCACTAATGGCGGTCCGGGAAATAGTTCCATGACATTAGCGGTTCACATGTATCAAACAGGGTTTTTTAAAGATGACATGGGCTATGCATCTGCATTAGCAACTTTTATATTCTTATTATCTGCAGTATTTGCGCTCATACAAATCAAAGTATCTAAAACAGGGAAGGAGGATTGAAGAACATGATTAAAACGCAATTAAACAATTCAACTTCCCCACGTTCAATGGTTACTAATAAAATGAAAATCCCAGTCCAAACACGAATTACAAAAAATATACTATTTCTCGGTTTGCTAATCTTTGCTTGTATCATTCTATACCCACTATTCTGGATGGTTATATCATCATTTAAAGGTTATCAAGAAATCTATAATAATGTTTGGGCTTTACCAACGGAGTGGAAGCTTGAAAACTATTCACTGGCATGGTCGAAAGGGATTTCAAGCTATTTTTTTAACAGTGTTTATGTTACGGGGTTAACGATTATTCTTACCGTATTCATTGGATCGATGTCTGCGTTCGTATTATCTAGGTATAAAAATCGGTGGATTGACGCGGGATTATTGTTTACAATCGGTGGCTTAATGATGAATCCGCAAGTTGCTTTAATCCCATTATTTGAAATTTTGACAGTAACTAACTTAATCGATACACACTGGGCGTTAATTCTGACGTATGTAGCCTATCGATTACCTTTAACGATTATTTTGATTCGTGCCTACTTTTTAACTGTACCTAAGGAATTATCTGAATCAGCATTAATGGATGGATGTACGGAATTCGGGATTTATTGGCGAATATATTTGCCGCTATCTGTACCTATTTTATTTACTTCTGTTATTTTAACAGCTTATTTTGCTTGGAATGAATTCTTATTCGCAACCGTTTTTATTAACTCTAGTGAGCTAAAAACAATTCCGTCTGGATTAATGGTCTTCCGAGATGCTCTTCGTACAGACTGGGGAGTATTGCTTTCAGGAATGGTCATTGCAACGGTTCCCATGATTCTTTTACTTATATTCTTACAAAAATATTTGGTTAGAGGTCTTGCAGAAGGATCTGTGAAAGGATGATGACAAATGAAACTAATAACAATTGGTGATAACGTAGTGGACTGCTACTTGGATCAACATAAATATTATCCTGGAGGCAATTGTGTCAATGTAGCAGTTCATGCCAAACGGAATGGGGCTAGTAAAGTTGCTTATATCGGGATATTTGGCAACGATGAGCCTGCTGGTCATATTAAGTATGCATTGAGTCAAGAAGGGATCGATTATCATTTTTCTCGTGAAGTTTTTGGTATTACCGGACAACCAAAAGTTACATTAACAGAAGAAAATGATCGTGTATTTGTAGGTGGCCCTAAAAATACAGTTCAGCATAAATTTAAAATTCAGCTCATTCAAGAAGAGTTGGACTATATTAAAACATTTGATTTATGCCATGTGAGCTGCTATTCCTCAATGGAAAGCGAACTTCCTAAATTGTCTCAAGTGTCAAAAATAGCTTTTGATTTCTCAAACAAGAAAGATTTATCTTATATTGAGTCTATAGCTCCGTATATATCTTATGCTTTTTTCTCGGCTGCGGAACTTTCAGATGAAGAACTTGAACGATTCATCCAATTTTTAACTTCTTTTCGCTTTGAAGTGATCGGATTGACTAGAGGTGGAAGGCCAGCGCTTTTTATCAAAAATGGAGTGGTGTATGAGCAGAAGTTGAGGGAGATTGATGTTATTGACACAATGGGTGCAGGTGATAGTTTAATAGCAGGATTTTTAACTTCTTATATGAATGGTGACGATATCGAAGTTGCTATCGAGAAAGGAACACAATCAGCTGAAAAGGCTTGTCAAACATATGGTGGATTCGGTTACCCCAAAGAAATGGAAATGATATCAAAACACCCTAGATAATGTATAATAAGGGTAAATGATAAGGTATAGGAGCGAATTCTTTTGAGTAACCGCGATCCCATTTATTTATATGAAGAAATTATGACAGGAATTAAACAATATATTGAAGCAAATCAATTGAATCCGGGAGATCGTATTCCGACAGAAGCTGAATTATGTGAAATATTCCAAGCAAGCCGAATATCCATTCGCCGAGCCATTAAGGAGTTGGTTGAAGAAGGAATCCTTGAAATTATACGAGGAAAAGGTACATTTGTTAATAAACCTCGTAAAGAAATTCATCTATTACATTTACAGGGATTCACAGAGGGTTTAACCACAGAGAGTGATATTATAACAAAAGATATTATTTCAATGGAGAAAATAAAGGGTACACCCCATATTAATAAAATCTTTAATAATCAATATGATGAGTACGTCGAATTAATCAGGAAAGTCTATCGTAATAACCAAATTTTAAGTTTGGATTATGCATACTTACCTACATCCCTATATCCCTCAATAGAAACCAAAATTAAACCAGATAGCTCTACTTTTAAGATTATTAATGACGAGTATCAAATGAAATTTAAAAAAGTTTGTAAGGAATTGGAATTTGTCCATCCAACAGAGGAGTTACAAAAACACTTAGAGGTTAGCAGACTGACACCTTTAATTTTAGTAGATAAAGTTATTTATGATGAATGTTCAAATCCTGTTCATTATTCCAATTATTATTTAATCGCAGATCTCGTAAAGCTGCGGTTGGAAACAGATTGCTAAAATGGTGTAATAAGGGGTGAATACATGTACAAAGCTGTTATTTTTGACTTTGATGGTTTGATTTTGGATACCGAATCAGTTCATACAGCCATATTTCAAGAAATGTTTCAATCCTATAATTTGGAATTTCCGTTTGAAGAATGGATACAAAATATTGGTACACAATCAGATGTTTCAATATATGATCTTTTGGAAAAGGAAATACAGCCAATTGATCGTGCAGAACTTAAAAGAATCAACGAAGAAAAGCTGCATACAAGGTTACACACATTAAAGGTGCGACCAGGTGTGGAACATTATCTTAAAGAAGCACAAGCCATGAATTTAAAAATTGGTCTGGCATCAAGCTCTGATTATAAATGGGTTTCGGGCCATTTAAGCAGGCTAGGTTTATTGGATTATTTCGAGTGTATAATGACTTCAGACGATGTGGTTGAAGTGAAACCAAACCCAGACCTTTACTTATTAGCTGCTAAAGAGCTAGAGGTTGAACCTAAATCATGCATTGCTTTCGAAGATTCAGCTAATGGTTCTCTTGCTGCAAAACGAGCAGGTTTAACTTGTGTTATTGTTCCGAATGAAACCACCCAACATTTAACATTTCCTGAAGTTGATTATCGACTATCCTCTATGACAGATTGTGCATTGTCTGACCTTCTTGAAAAATTAACAACCATAAAACAATAGGTGGCAGAGTATTTTTTAACCAGTACCACTGTCACTTGCTCTATGAAGCAATTACTAGTGGTACTCATTCTTTGTTGTGCGACCCTATTCCGGATTGTTACATTATCTCCCCCCCTTTGTGAAAATATCTAATAATCATTATAAAGCAGAGACAGCCCCCATAAAAATATCTCTGTTTTTAATGTTAGCTATTAGCACGCTCAATAACCTTTACCCCTTTATAATAAACGCACTTAATATCCTTCACATCTGTAATTTCTAATCCTGGGACACCATTGCTTACTATAAAACTAGCATCCGTTCCTGGTTGTAAGCGCCCATACTGCTGTTCTTTACCCATTAGTTCCGCTGGGTTTGCCGTAATTAAAGCTAAAATTTCATTTTCATCAAATCCGTTTTGTTTCATGAGCACCATACTAGGGGATGCGATTAGCATTAAAACGTCTGGTCCTCTTAGTGATTGGTCGGTAAAAGGGAGCCAACTGGTATCCATGTATGGAGGTAAATAGGCATCTGTTGCAATGGAAACGGGAATTCCCTTTTCTACTAAACGTAAAATTTCTTCTGGTGAATTTGGTGGAAGATGCGTACCTCCCATTGGAGTTGCTACAACTTTCACCCCTTGTTCTGCTGCGATATTCATGAGCTCCGCCGTAATTCCATGAGCATGATGCAACACATCAATCTGAGCCTCTAAAGCTAATTTGATCCCCTCTTCACCCGCCACATGAGCCCCAATCTGTTTTCCCATTGCATGATAAATTTCAGTGATTTGTTTTAACTCCTCAAGTGAGTATATGATTTCGCCTGCACGGGGAACTTCATCGATTGTAAAGTTAGCAGGCGTTGCATTGATAAAAATATTTTCGCCAGGGTAATCGCTTTCCATTGCAATGCTCCGTACGATCAAGGAGTCGACTAAATCTTCTTTTCTAACAGACTGAGACTTTGTGAAGGAAGTAAAATGAGCCAATTTCTCAAAACCTATCGAAATACTAGTAGTGGCAAAGCAGATATCCATCGGAAAATCAGCAGAAATTCTTCTGTAATCTTCTACAGAAAAATCACATAATGGATGCCCGCACACTTGTTCACCAAGAGCTGTGATTCCTGCAGATAAAGCCGTTAGTAAGATCGCTTTTCCAGCATGGAAGTGGGTTTCAGGAGTGACTGGGTACAACGAAGTCGGAGCAAATTCAAGCAAATGAGTGTGACAGTCTACTAAAGATGGCGTGATCACGTGGTTTGAATAATCAATGACCAAAAAATCATGATATTCGTGTTTAATAGTTTCCCAAGGACCAATGGCCGTGATTCTTCCATTTTCAATGGACATTGCACCGTCATGGATAGTTCCTGTCTTACTTACCGTTACAAGCCGTTTACTTTTAACTATATATTTTAAATCCATACGCTATCCCACCAAAAATGGAGTTAAGAAATAACCTAATATACATGCCGTGATCACCCGAAGCACCGTTCCAATGATCGCTGCCTCTAGGACTTCTCTTTCATTTAGCCCGGAGCTTTGGGCCCAGGTAACCGGAACCTGACCGAATATGACAGAAAGCGGGAGACCAGAGTTCGCTAATACAAAGGAACCTACAATTAAGCGTGGATCAAGATTAGAGGCAAGTTCAGCTAATTGAGCCACTGCTAGTGTTGGCGCTGCAAGAATCGATACAATTCCGGTACTTGGTTCAATACTTAAAAACGAAAGAGCCGAAGAAAGACTTGTTTCGATCGGACCCCATATTCCAATAAACTTAAACATTCCAATAAAGAAAAAAACGGCCGCAACTGCAGGTATGATGATTAAAAAAAGAAGTTCTGCCCCTTCTTTTGCCGATGAAAATATCGTATCGAGGAATCTAGTTTTGGGTGTGAAATGTGGCAGCGCTTCCAATTCAACCCTGCGTGTATCCCGATAAATCGTTTTTGAAAGAATAAACGGTACGACAATTAAGGGAGCAAAAATGGAAAGGATCACAAGCGGGAATGCATTGATTCCAAAGGCTGATAAGGCAATCAGTCCTAACACAAAGGTTGCAAAGGACTGAGGCGACTGAATCATCGTGGCGACTGCTATTTTTTGCTCAGCTTTGGTAGCATTGGCTTTTACAAGAATGGGTCCTGCAATTTTTCCAGCCGCATTGATATCGCCAAGAATATTGTAAACACTCGGAATAATAACAGACGGATTGATTTTGAACCATTTCATGATCGGCACAAAGATCCGAATCAAACCATCCGTGAATCCCAACCTTTCCAAGATCCTTCCGACAATGACACTCACGATAATCGCAATCCCCACTTCACTGGTCAAAAATATATCTACAACAACTGGTTTCACTTCTTTAATCATGGTATCGAACAATCGAGAAAGTGTATGAGGTGAGAATAATAAGAGTGCCAGAGAAGCGATTACAAGCAATAATCCAATCATCTCATAGAGATTCCATCTTTTACGGGAAGGGTTAGGCTGAGGAGCTGCCACTTTATGTTGTTCCATAGGTATACCCCCACGCTTTTTGGATAGTGTATGTACGGGCGAAGGATTGTGTGTTTGCCTATAAGATTTTCAGGAAAAATTATAGCTTGCCCCGGGTTTAATCATAACACCAATGGTAGAGGCTTCATTAAAACAAATTGAACCAGTAAAATGGGAAGAAGTCGGATATCTAGTAGCATTCTTAATTATCAGGTAAGTCTAGCTTTATCAATGCGACAGTAATCCTCTGCAAAAATAGCTAAGGGGAAGATACAAATAGAGGAAATTCGGGCCAAATTATGAAAAATAGAGGATTATATTATTAGTAGTAGAATTTATGAAATAAAAGTGGCCTTTTTGTATTTCGGATGTTAAGTTAATTCGTTTAATAATAAAAAGGGGGAAGGAAAAGAACAATAGGAATTTAATTTTAACACTTCCGTTATTTATAGAAAACCATGGGAATTGTAAAAGCTTACATGAGGAATTTTTAAGGGTTTGGGAAGAAGTACCTAATGTATTGTCTTAAATGAATTTTGAAACACCATTTGGGCAAGTTTCAATTAACAATCTATATGATACCATAACAAATTCAATTATTCTTTCGGATCTTTGACTGTTGTAAAAAGGCTATTGATTTTCTTAATATGAAAAGCCGGAAGAATAACGTAATAGTCCACTTTGCCTTATGAAAACTACAAATCTATTTAGATTTTTCTCTTGACCCTTGCTATACCCTGATGTAAACATTAAGATACAGCATTCAGCTACATACCCATAAAGATAACGGTTCTTAATAAGACCGAAAACAATATCGGGTCAGTTTGACTCTTGTACCAGCCTAAGCTGTCCCAATAGGCGTCCGCAACCATATTTGAAAAGTCTGAAGAATGAAACGTCAGACGCACACAAAGACGAGGAGTTGAGTTTATGAAATTTCTGCTTACATCTGCAGGCATCAATAACAAAAGCATACATGACGCGTTGGTTGACATGCTGGACAAACCGATTGCAGACTCCAACGCCCTGTGCATCCCCACCGCGATGTACGGACACCCCTGGGTCGGCCCCGGTGTCAAAGCCTGGCAGTTCATCAGCGGGAATTCCGATAATCCTATGGTCGACCTGGGTTGGAAGTCCGTCGGCGTGCTGGAGCTCACAGCGCTGCCAAGCATCGACGAAGACCGCTGGGTGCCGCTGGTCCGGGAGACGGACGTCCTGCTGGTATCGGGCGGCGACGCCCTCTACCTGTGCCACTGGATGCGGCAATCCGGGCTGGCAGACCTCTTGCCGTCGCTGCACGCAGTCTATGTGGGAATGAGTGCTGGGAGTATGGTGATGGCACCTAACATCGGGGAATTCTTCGTTGGCTGGACTCCACCCAACGGTGGTGATGAAACGCTGAGTCTGGTCGATTTTGCAATGTTCCCGCATCTGGATCACGAGATGCTGCCGTATAACACGATGGCTAATGCAGAGAGATGGGCCGCCGGGATGCAGGGGCCGGCGTATGCAATTGATGATCAAACCGCCATCAAAGTGATCGATGGAGCGGTCGAAGTTGTATCCGAAGGGCATTGGAAACTGTTTACGCCATGATCTTACTATGCTGCTAGCTTCTTGGTTGCAATCTCGAATGCACCGCGTACTTCAGATCAATGTTGAGGTATTCATCGGGATTCCGTTCAAGTACCAATGGCGGAGAATAGAAGACTTCGATTTTGTTGATGCTTGATCGACTTGTTCGGTGACAACCTAGCAGTGATGTACCGGAGGTCATTTCATAAAAATGCATCCCTTCATTGATGTAATGGAAGGTCATCGAGGTTGCTCCTCAATTTTGAATTGATGAAAAACGGTTACATCTCCATGATTATTAACAAAGAAAATTGAGTTAAAACGATGAGATATTGGATATGTCCATCCGCCAAGGCCTCAATGGCTTCTGACGACATCATGTTTGTCTATTCAAGGCATTGTGAAGCAGTTGTGAAGTTAGGAAGATTGCTGGATTAAATCGGAGAAAGCATTAGACCCTCTTCCAGGAAATAAGAGATAGAGCCGCACCTATTAAACAGAGGATTTGTTTGACTATCTTAAATATATGTCACTAGGAGCTCGATCTTAAAGGTCTGAGCTT
This DNA window, taken from Bacillus oleivorans, encodes the following:
- a CDS encoding NAD(P)-binding domain-containing protein, whose translation is MKQHGVGLVGLGKLGTAMMTHWNKNHIKIGIYHPSKAKVQDFVEQFPNSYSLTENELRYLDILLLALPAPNVIPFISQTYTKENPPSTKIINMATALDTKEIKSKFPSLNVLGVKYMGHARDLMEHGNGLFITEYTLPEQIEDLFQFLGEIKNDHESCLTEVNKLATYLAVQAAINIESEFAKKGYSPEYVNRALTSIAPEVIRGYCEGSLGHFAKEIVKEIKGEV
- a CDS encoding SIS domain-containing protein, coding for MKQVHVEQIQKVIEAVKGKDIENIFFVACGGSMAALSFGDYFVTKDTDMPSFVYTSNEFIHRAPKALGEKSLVILKSHTGTTPETVGAATYARSKSALTVAISMDVESPLCQEAEFTVHYNYKDGSDAIDCEIGIYYTLLFKLLNLITGEEKYLRGVDQLSKLGELIERNQAKHKDVADAFGKKNKREKIIYTMASGAYIHHAYSFTSCLLMEMLWVNSNAIHSGEYFHGPFEITDYDVPFLMVVGEGPSTPLDQRALDFVTKYSENVEVVNVKEFDYTGVDEDLKEYFGPALAGPVLRLYADGLAEHTGHPLSVRRYMWKMEY
- a CDS encoding ABC transporter substrate-binding protein, which gives rise to MKLLRFLLVVLLSSSFLAACSSSNDSDGDASNGDQVVIDFFHRWPNEPRKSFYDERIAEFEKLHPHVKINVDSVLNDSYKEKIRVLVSNDELPDIFASWSDSFATNLVSSGRIMELNDIIADDPEWSGNIIESQYAGFTFDEITYGIPFTVGGKAFFYNKKIFEENNLAVPTSYDELIDTLDQLKEAGYETPLVEGLTNAWAVSHYMGTIFDRVIDHDVLVKDYTPETGEFTDQGYIRGLEIFKELTTYMGDVSTAIDHETARNMFAAGEVPVLYMQFAEVKYVQDAGDVEFGFFNFPPVEDGKGRPESLTGAPEGWMLSKNAPPEAVEFLKFLTSEETAKAFTKADGQLNAIKGGVTEENSNPTSLEAYQIILDASDVAPWFDNAVDISIADIFMRGGQELATDQTTPEEIMKKVQEEAAKLRNQ
- a CDS encoding carbohydrate ABC transporter permease; this translates as MKFKKAYITPILFMLPTILFLGVFIYMPLFQNFYNSFFDFSVFSQSKEFVGLSKIKELFHDEVAVTAIINNVKYAIISVILQVFFALVLASILEDKFFRRFAPALRVIYFIPVMISISVIALLFGFVYNPQIGLLNSFLELIGLEEWAKPWLGDSTSAIYSVIAMSQWQSIGLITMLFIVAIQKIPKELYEAAEIDGAGKIRRFFSITVPQVKEVTFVNLLVTVTGSILVFNEPYILTNGGPGNSSMTLAVHMYQTGFFKDDMGYASALATFIFLLSAVFALIQIKVSKTGKED
- a CDS encoding carbohydrate ABC transporter permease — protein: MKTQLNNSTSPRSMVTNKMKIPVQTRITKNILFLGLLIFACIILYPLFWMVISSFKGYQEIYNNVWALPTEWKLENYSLAWSKGISSYFFNSVYVTGLTIILTVFIGSMSAFVLSRYKNRWIDAGLLFTIGGLMMNPQVALIPLFEILTVTNLIDTHWALILTYVAYRLPLTIILIRAYFLTVPKELSESALMDGCTEFGIYWRIYLPLSVPILFTSVILTAYFAWNEFLFATVFINSSELKTIPSGLMVFRDALRTDWGVLLSGMVIATVPMILLLIFLQKYLVRGLAEGSVKG
- a CDS encoding PfkB family carbohydrate kinase, which codes for MKLITIGDNVVDCYLDQHKYYPGGNCVNVAVHAKRNGASKVAYIGIFGNDEPAGHIKYALSQEGIDYHFSREVFGITGQPKVTLTEENDRVFVGGPKNTVQHKFKIQLIQEELDYIKTFDLCHVSCYSSMESELPKLSQVSKIAFDFSNKKDLSYIESIAPYISYAFFSAAELSDEELERFIQFLTSFRFEVIGLTRGGRPALFIKNGVVYEQKLREIDVIDTMGAGDSLIAGFLTSYMNGDDIEVAIEKGTQSAEKACQTYGGFGYPKEMEMISKHPR
- a CDS encoding GntR family transcriptional regulator; translation: MSNRDPIYLYEEIMTGIKQYIEANQLNPGDRIPTEAELCEIFQASRISIRRAIKELVEEGILEIIRGKGTFVNKPRKEIHLLHLQGFTEGLTTESDIITKDIISMEKIKGTPHINKIFNNQYDEYVELIRKVYRNNQILSLDYAYLPTSLYPSIETKIKPDSSTFKIINDEYQMKFKKVCKELEFVHPTEELQKHLEVSRLTPLILVDKVIYDECSNPVHYSNYYLIADLVKLRLETDC
- a CDS encoding HAD family hydrolase translates to MYKAVIFDFDGLILDTESVHTAIFQEMFQSYNLEFPFEEWIQNIGTQSDVSIYDLLEKEIQPIDRAELKRINEEKLHTRLHTLKVRPGVEHYLKEAQAMNLKIGLASSSDYKWVSGHLSRLGLLDYFECIMTSDDVVEVKPNPDLYLLAAKELEVEPKSCIAFEDSANGSLAAKRAGLTCVIVPNETTQHLTFPEVDYRLSSMTDCALSDLLEKLTTIKQ
- a CDS encoding amidohydrolase family protein — translated: MDLKYIVKSKRLVTVSKTGTIHDGAMSIENGRITAIGPWETIKHEYHDFLVIDYSNHVITPSLVDCHTHLLEFAPTSLYPVTPETHFHAGKAILLTALSAGITALGEQVCGHPLCDFSVEDYRRISADFPMDICFATTSISIGFEKLAHFTSFTKSQSVRKEDLVDSLIVRSIAMESDYPGENIFINATPANFTIDEVPRAGEIIYSLEELKQITEIYHAMGKQIGAHVAGEEGIKLALEAQIDVLHHAHGITAELMNIAAEQGVKVVATPMGGTHLPPNSPEEILRLVEKGIPVSIATDAYLPPYMDTSWLPFTDQSLRGPDVLMLIASPSMVLMKQNGFDENEILALITANPAELMGKEQQYGRLQPGTDASFIVSNGVPGLEITDVKDIKCVYYKGVKVIERANS